In Mytilus edulis chromosome 13, xbMytEdul2.2, whole genome shotgun sequence, a single window of DNA contains:
- the LOC139501913 gene encoding toll-like receptor 4, with product MLFYQFLLFIWIIVVSSDLLLNHCDISLTKKEVRCDCSSMNLTYIPTDCPSNTTHLYLSNNNLDFISRKAFTKYPQLRYLDLSDGHVTSIDKSAFDNLTHLKELSLFNNPMKTFVRNVFAPLDKLQVLHISHDLLSTYPRESWADVLHLTNVLTYGGPSNGSFAEIFSAMKSLKYLHSEIQMHVLCDSMFHVFDKTPLKYLEIKGKLMTIEKDTFSPLRFLSSLVIPNARFLKMSNALPALHVFQNRQMDELNLNNNFRVHGEFIITTDLFTYIGNICVKKLSLTFNGILMINADAVQKMKYKHCLESLNLSNNDFDFHQLLTIWFFNLFTHLRTLDMSDNNNQFSQNKVKIDWIKHTRDNNDRSDNKSFKISPSYYPPDIVLWFPSTLEILNISCINVVGNPINSFTLKGIKNLQIIDSAYSSLFDCNYTIYGLQNVFILNVSHFKCGLLNHNLLQSAANLEQLIMQSSSLSIGLKDDHHSQFLQGLKDLQYIDFSRNEFEDRFRISTFKSQFDSLQSLILEGNLFTSIPLCLEDFNILRFLNIRNNKIAYLTTEEIDAIEVLFEKSNRTMTVFLEGNPLVCTCASLDFVEWLFTTKVKLDSNGSYLCVEKDGNITTTNFVYNHLRIMRIRCITIVWLIFSATLFGVLLLFILVGYRYKMHLQYFCLFIGMANPLFRKPKEEALEYDAYVAYCDGDYKWVYGPLRLFLEERRNYKLLLLDRGDVPAGEHRLFALNNSIPKCKKIILVISKEFVNNDWAYYEATVGIEHFLGLQARIIVINLENITKTEIPQCVLQIMSLDANDHIRKTDTLNENNIFWKCLDQAMQR from the coding sequence atgttgttttatcagtttttattgtttatttggatTATTGTTGTCAGTTCTGATTTGTTACTAAATCATTGTGATATTTCACTAACTAAAAAGGAAGTAAGATGTGACTGCAGCTCAATGAATTTAACATATATACCAACAGATTGTCCATCTAACACAACACATTTATATTTGTCTAATAATAATCTTGACTTTATATCAAGGAAAGCTTTCACTAAATATCCACAGCTTAGATATCTGGATTTAAGTGATGGTCATGTGACATCAATCGACAAATCAGCGTTTGATAATTTAACACATTTAAAAGAACTGAGTTTATTTAATAATCCAATGAAAACTTTCGTACGGAATGTATTTGCACCACTAGATAAACTGCAAGTACTTCATATATCACATGACTTACTGTCAACGTATCCAAGAGAATCGTGGGCGGATGTTTTACATTTAACGAACGTGTTGACTTATGGTGGACCGTCAAATGGATCATTTGCGGAGATATTTTCTGCCATGAAGAGTCTGAAGTATTTACATAGTGAAATTCAAATGCATGTTCTGTGTGACAGTATGTTTCATGTCTTTGATAAAACGCCATTAAAATATCTAGAGATAAAAGGTAAATTAATGACAATAGAAAAAGATACTTTTTCACCTTTACGATTTCTGTCTAGTCTTGTTATTCCAAATGCACGTTTCCTTAAAATGTCAAATGCTTTGCCAGCTTTGCACGTGTTTCAAAATAGACAAATGGACGaactaaatttaaacaataattttagagtaCACGGTGAATTCATTATAACAACTGATTTATTTACATATATCGGTAACATTTGTGTAAAGAAATTATCCTTGACCTTCAATGGCATACTAATGATAAATGCCGACGCAGTTCAGAAGATGAAATACAAACATTGTCTGGAGAGTTTAAACTTAAGTAACAATGACTTTGATTTTCACCAGCTGTTAACAATAtggtttttcaatttgtttacacATCTGAGGACATTAGACATGTCGGATAACAACAATCAGTTTAGTCAAAATAAAGTTAAGATAGATTGGATTAAACATACACGTGATAATAATGATCGATCTGATAATAAATCCTTTAAAATCAGTCCCTCATATTATCCTCCAGATATTGTATTATGGTTTCCTTCGACACTTGAAATCTTGAacatatcttgtatcaacgtagtagggaaCCCAATCAACAGCTTTACATTGAAAGGAATAAAAAACCTGCAAATAATTGATTCAGCATACTCTTCATTGTTTGACTGCAATTACACAATATATGGACTTCAGAACGTGTTTATACTTAATGTTTCACATTTCAAATGCGGACTTTTAAATCACAACCTTCTACAATCTGCTGCCAATTTGGAACAGTTGATAATGCAAAGCTCTTCACTTAGTATCGGCCTAAAGGATGATCACCACAGTCAATTCCTCCAAGGACTTAAAGATTTACAGTATATAGACTTTTCAAGAAATGAATTTGAAGACCGATTCagaatttcaacatttaaaagtcaatttgATAGTTTGCAATCTTTGATACTTGAAGGAAATTTATTCACAAGTATTCCATTATGTCTGGAAGACTTTAACATATTACGTTTTCTAAATATTAGAAACAACAAGATAGCCTACTTGACAACTGAAGAAATTGACGCCATTGAAGTGctatttgaaaaatcaaatagAACAATGACAGTCTTTTTGGAGGGCAACCCTCTTGTGTGTACTTGTGCTTCGTTAGATTTTGTAGAATGGTTATTTACTACTAAAGTGAAACTTGACAGCAATGGTAGTTATTTGTGTGTCGAAAAAGATGGAAATATTACAACAACCAATTTCGTTTACAATCACTTGCGAATTATGAGAATAAGATGTATTACTATAGTATGGTTAATTTTTTCTGCAACTTTATTTGGTGTGCTTCTTTTATTCATTCTAGTTGGGTATCGTTACAAAATGCACCtacaatacttttgtttatttatcggaATGGCCAATCCTCTTTTCCGGAAGCCAAAAGAAGAAGCACTTGAATATGATGCTTATGTAGCTTATTGCGATGGCGACTACAAATGGGTATATGGACCTTTGCGCTTATTTCTCGAAGAGAGACGAAATTATAAACTTCTTTTGTTAGATAGAGGGGATGTCCCTGCTGGAGAACATAGACTTTTTGCTTTAAACAATTCAATTCCAAAATGCAAAAAGATAATCTTAGTGATTTCAAAAGAATTTGTGAACAATGACTGGGCATACTATGAAGCAACTGTTGGAATTGAACATTTCCTGGGATTACAAGCaagaataattgttataaacctggaaaatataaccaaaacagaAATACCGCAATGTGTTCTTCAAATTATGTCATTGGACGCCAACGATCACATTCGTAAAACAGacacattaaatgaaaataacattttctggaaATGTCTAGATCAAGCCATGCAACGTTAA